Proteins encoded together in one Pseudoalteromonas xiamenensis window:
- a CDS encoding bifunctional tRNA (adenosine(37)-C2)-methyltransferase TrmG/ribosomal RNA large subunit methyltransferase RlmN yields MDTNVKKINLLDLNREGMRELFASFGEKPFRADQVMKWIYHFGVDNFDDMSNLNKKLRATLIDKCEIKAPEIAVKQVASDGTIKYALRLEGGQEVESVWIPEKDRATLCVSSQVGCALECTFCSTAQQGFNRNLKVSEIIGQVWRVATDIGLYNDSTRRPITNVVMMGMGEPLLNLNNVVPAMELMMDDWAFGLSKRRVTLSTSGVVPALDLLKEKIDVALAISLHAPNNPLRDEIVPINKKYPIEEFLAACRRYIDGSKANKDVTIEYVMLQGINDSTDHAHELVQVLKGTPSKINLIPFNPFPGSDYQRSSNSRIDRFSKVLQEAGLTCIVRRTRGDDIDAACGQLVGDVKDRTKRLLKKKQLDDNAIDVSINAG; encoded by the coding sequence ATGGACACTAATGTTAAGAAAATTAATCTACTTGATCTCAACCGCGAGGGAATGCGTGAATTATTTGCGTCATTTGGCGAAAAGCCGTTCCGTGCGGATCAGGTGATGAAGTGGATTTATCACTTTGGTGTCGACAACTTTGACGATATGAGCAACTTAAACAAAAAGCTACGTGCGACATTGATTGATAAATGCGAAATCAAGGCGCCAGAAATCGCGGTGAAGCAAGTTGCCTCAGACGGTACGATTAAATACGCACTACGCCTTGAAGGTGGTCAAGAAGTAGAAAGCGTTTGGATCCCAGAAAAAGACCGCGCAACGCTGTGTGTGTCTTCGCAGGTTGGTTGCGCACTTGAATGTACATTCTGCTCGACGGCGCAACAAGGTTTTAACCGTAATCTTAAAGTATCTGAAATCATCGGTCAGGTCTGGCGCGTTGCGACCGACATCGGTTTGTATAACGATAGCACACGTCGTCCTATTACGAACGTGGTGATGATGGGCATGGGTGAGCCGCTTCTGAATCTCAACAACGTAGTTCCAGCGATGGAACTGATGATGGACGATTGGGCATTTGGTTTATCAAAACGTCGTGTAACGCTCAGTACTTCAGGCGTTGTTCCAGCACTCGATTTACTTAAAGAAAAAATTGACGTTGCACTTGCCATTTCATTGCACGCGCCAAACAACCCGCTTCGTGATGAAATTGTGCCAATCAACAAAAAATACCCAATCGAAGAATTCTTGGCTGCATGCCGCCGTTATATCGATGGTTCTAAAGCGAACAAAGACGTGACCATCGAATACGTGATGTTGCAAGGCATCAACGACTCAACCGATCACGCTCATGAATTGGTTCAAGTATTGAAAGGCACACCGTCGAAAATCAACTTGATCCCATTTAATCCGTTCCCAGGAAGTGATTATCAGCGTTCAAGTAACAGTCGTATTGACCGCTTTTCAAAAGTATTACAAGAAGCTGGCCTTACCTGTATCGTTCGCCGTACACGTGGCGATGACATTGATGCCGCCTGCGGTCAGTTGGTCGGCGATGTGAAAGACCGTACGAAGCGCTTATTGAAGAAAAAGCAGCTTGATGACAACGCGATTGATGTTTCAATCAACGCCGGTTAA
- the ispG gene encoding flavodoxin-dependent (E)-4-hydroxy-3-methylbut-2-enyl-diphosphate synthase, translating to MFSESPIIRRKSTRIYVGNVPIGDGAPIAVQSMTNTNTMDVDATVAQIRAIQMAGADLVRVSVPTMDAAEAFRSIKEQVDIPVVADIHFDYRIALKVADYGADCLRINPGNIGSEDRIRAVIDAAKTHSIPIRIGVNGGSLERDLQEKYGEPTPEALLESAMRHVDILRRYDFDQFKVSVKASDVFLAVGAYRLLAKEIEQPLHLGITEAGGFRAGSVKSAVGLGMLLAEGIGDTLRISLAADPVQEVKVGYDILKSLRIRSRGINFIACPSCSRQEFDVVNTMNQLEERLEDIIDPITVSVIGCVVNGPGEALVSDIGLAGANRKSGLYINGERKKTRIDNDDVVDQLEAQIRGYLQSKIDVKVVE from the coding sequence ATGTTTTCAGAATCTCCTATCATACGCAGAAAGTCGACACGCATTTATGTGGGTAATGTACCCATTGGTGATGGTGCACCAATTGCCGTTCAGTCGATGACGAATACCAACACGATGGATGTTGATGCAACCGTCGCGCAAATCCGTGCAATTCAAATGGCCGGCGCTGATTTAGTTCGTGTGTCAGTGCCGACAATGGACGCAGCTGAAGCGTTTCGCAGCATTAAAGAGCAAGTCGATATTCCAGTCGTTGCGGATATTCACTTTGATTACCGTATCGCGCTAAAAGTCGCTGACTATGGCGCGGATTGTTTGCGTATCAATCCAGGCAACATTGGTAGTGAAGATCGAATTCGTGCGGTGATTGATGCGGCAAAAACGCACAGCATTCCGATTCGAATTGGTGTCAATGGCGGTTCGCTTGAGCGAGATCTACAAGAAAAATATGGTGAACCGACGCCTGAGGCGTTACTCGAGTCGGCAATGCGTCATGTCGACATCTTACGTCGTTATGACTTTGACCAGTTTAAAGTGTCTGTGAAAGCATCTGATGTGTTTCTAGCCGTTGGTGCGTACCGTTTGCTTGCCAAAGAGATTGAGCAGCCACTTCATCTCGGAATTACGGAAGCCGGTGGATTTCGTGCGGGCTCTGTAAAATCCGCTGTGGGTCTTGGGATGTTGCTGGCAGAAGGGATTGGAGATACGCTCCGAATTTCATTGGCTGCCGATCCGGTTCAAGAAGTGAAAGTGGGTTATGACATCTTAAAGTCTCTGCGCATTCGCTCTCGAGGCATTAACTTCATCGCTTGCCCTAGTTGTTCAAGACAAGAATTTGATGTGGTTAATACCATGAATCAACTTGAAGAACGATTAGAAGACATTATTGATCCTATTACGGTTTCGGTAATTGGTTGCGTGGTGAACGGTCCAGGTGAAGCTTTGGTGAGCGACATAGGGCTTGCGGGAGCAAATCGTAAGTCGGGGTTGTACATCAATGGTGAACGTAAAAAAACGCGCATTGACAATGATGATGTCGTTGACCAACTCGAAGCGCAGATCCGCGGATATTTACAAAGCAAAATCGATGTAAAGGTGGTAGAATAA
- the ndk gene encoding nucleoside-diphosphate kinase, producing MALERTFSIVKPDAVAKNHIGAIYSRFEAAGLKIVASKMVHLSQEKAEGFYAEHKERPFFGALVSFMTSGPVMVQVLEGEDAVRKNREIMGATNPAQAAAGTLRHDFADSIDENAVHGSDAPESAAREIAYFFADEEICPRTR from the coding sequence ATGGCTTTAGAGCGTACTTTTTCTATCGTTAAGCCTGATGCGGTTGCTAAGAACCACATCGGTGCTATTTACAGCCGTTTCGAAGCTGCAGGTCTTAAGATCGTAGCTTCTAAAATGGTTCACCTTTCACAAGAGAAAGCAGAAGGTTTCTACGCAGAACACAAAGAGCGTCCTTTCTTTGGCGCACTAGTGTCTTTCATGACTTCTGGTCCAGTAATGGTTCAAGTTCTTGAAGGTGAAGATGCAGTTCGTAAGAACCGTGAAATCATGGGCGCAACGAACCCAGCTCAAGCAGCTGCTGGTACTTTACGTCACGACTTCGCTGACAGCATCGACGAAAACGCAGTACACGGTTCAGACGCTCCAGAGTCTGCAGCACGTGAAATCGCGTACTTCTTCGCTGACGAAGAAATCTGTCCACGTACTCGTTAA
- the trhP gene encoding prephenate-dependent tRNA uridine(34) hydroxylase TrhP, with the protein MFTPELLSPAGSLKNMRYAFAYGADAVYAGQPRYSLRVRNNEFDLDNLALGINEAHAQNKKLYVVSNIAPHNAKVKTYMRDIEPVIEMKPDALIMSDPGLIMLVREKWPDMPIHLSVQANAVNFATVNFWAKQGIERVILSRELSLEEIAEIRELCPQTELEVFVHGALCMAYSGRCLLSGYINKRDPNQGTCTNACRWSYDAKPAVETATGDVVHKFDPKQIIPTLGEGKPTDEIFLLEEQGRPGEYMPAFEDEHGTYIMNSKDLRAVQYVDQLTKMGVHSLKIEGRTKSFYYVARTAQVYRRAIDDAVAGRPFDASLMSTLENLAHRGYTEGFLKRHVHQEYQNYDYGHSVSDQQQFVGEVLGRTSNGLVEIDVKNKFCTGHRLELMTPQGNIHFNLEHMENRKGEKIDDAKGSGHIVKIPLPEDIDLSHAILMRNLNDHEDTRNPFKKG; encoded by the coding sequence ATGTTTACACCAGAATTATTATCACCGGCAGGCAGTTTAAAGAACATGCGCTATGCATTCGCCTACGGAGCCGATGCCGTTTATGCGGGCCAACCGCGGTATAGTCTCCGTGTGCGTAACAACGAATTTGATCTTGATAACCTCGCATTAGGTATTAACGAGGCGCACGCGCAAAACAAAAAACTATACGTAGTCTCAAACATTGCACCACATAACGCAAAAGTAAAGACGTACATGCGCGATATTGAACCCGTAATTGAAATGAAGCCTGATGCGCTAATCATGTCTGATCCTGGTTTGATTATGTTGGTGCGTGAAAAATGGCCGGATATGCCTATTCACCTCTCAGTGCAAGCGAACGCGGTTAACTTTGCCACGGTGAACTTCTGGGCTAAACAAGGGATTGAGCGTGTTATTTTGTCACGCGAATTGTCGCTTGAAGAAATTGCAGAAATTCGCGAACTATGTCCGCAGACCGAACTCGAAGTGTTTGTTCATGGCGCACTGTGTATGGCTTATTCAGGTCGTTGCTTGCTGTCCGGATACATTAATAAGCGCGATCCAAACCAAGGCACATGTACAAATGCATGTCGTTGGAGCTACGATGCAAAACCAGCCGTTGAAACAGCCACAGGCGATGTTGTTCATAAATTTGACCCAAAACAAATCATCCCAACGCTTGGCGAAGGCAAACCAACCGACGAAATTTTCTTGTTAGAAGAACAAGGTCGTCCAGGCGAATATATGCCAGCATTCGAAGACGAGCATGGTACGTATATCATGAACTCCAAAGATTTACGTGCCGTTCAATACGTTGACCAACTGACTAAAATGGGTGTACACAGCCTAAAAATTGAAGGCCGTACTAAATCATTCTATTACGTAGCACGCACAGCTCAAGTCTACCGTCGCGCGATTGACGATGCCGTTGCTGGTCGCCCATTTGATGCCAGCTTAATGAGTACATTAGAGAACCTTGCTCACCGTGGTTACACAGAAGGCTTCTTAAAACGTCACGTACATCAAGAATATCAAAACTACGACTATGGTCACTCTGTCTCGGACCAGCAACAATTTGTTGGGGAAGTGCTGGGCCGCACGAGTAATGGATTAGTCGAAATTGATGTAAAAAATAAGTTCTGTACCGGTCACCGACTTGAATTGATGACTCCTCAAGGCAACATTCATTTTAACCTTGAGCACATGGAAAACCGCAAAGGCGAAAAAATTGACGACGCAAAAGGTTCCGGCCACATTGTGAAAATTCCATTGCCTGAAGATATCGACTTGTCACACGCTATTTTGATGCGTAATTTAAACGATCATGAGGACACTCGTAACCCGTTTAAGAAGGGCTAA
- a CDS encoding RodZ domain-containing protein, which produces MSEEENTQPQNTLGQTLAQARASRNISVDFIATQLKITPQQIERIEADDYLTLGPETFVRGYIKAYCRIVELNQDEVFALYVGHPVPEKSRRMKSFSRRTEKEANDSRLMWVSYAILALVIGSSIFWWWQTTSSSEITPSNNTVQTIELTQAETNDSAPESEMLADKLENTEVETAESALIVEPSVADLSVDKAENNSKASDGLSTIVMNFREESWVEIFDATSERIAFGVKKAGYRMTVAGKAPFSVVLVKHHAVDVTLDGQPVNLSHLQKNRLAKFKLPLTE; this is translated from the coding sequence ATGAGCGAAGAAGAAAATACACAACCACAAAACACTCTCGGACAAACCCTAGCGCAGGCGCGTGCAAGCCGAAATATAAGCGTCGACTTTATTGCGACTCAGCTTAAAATTACGCCACAACAAATCGAGCGCATTGAAGCGGATGATTACCTGACGCTCGGACCGGAAACGTTTGTCCGTGGCTATATCAAGGCATATTGCCGAATTGTGGAGCTAAATCAAGACGAAGTCTTTGCGCTTTATGTGGGCCATCCAGTACCAGAAAAGTCTCGTCGAATGAAAAGCTTTTCGCGCCGTACTGAAAAAGAAGCCAATGATAGTCGTTTAATGTGGGTAAGCTACGCCATTTTGGCCTTGGTGATAGGATCGTCCATTTTTTGGTGGTGGCAAACGACGTCGTCATCGGAAATCACGCCGTCAAATAACACCGTACAAACCATTGAATTGACGCAAGCCGAGACCAATGACAGTGCACCTGAATCTGAAATGCTCGCAGATAAACTTGAAAACACCGAGGTTGAAACGGCAGAAAGTGCACTGATTGTTGAACCTTCAGTAGCCGATTTAAGCGTAGATAAAGCGGAAAACAACTCGAAAGCAAGTGATGGTTTGAGTACAATTGTGATGAATTTCCGTGAAGAAAGCTGGGTCGAAATTTTTGATGCTACGTCAGAGCGCATTGCGTTTGGTGTCAAAAAGGCAGGTTATCGAATGACGGTTGCGGGTAAAGCTCCATTTTCAGTGGTGCTAGTTAAACATCACGCGGTGGATGTGACGCTCGATGGTCAGCCAGTTAATTTGTCTCACTTGCAAAAGAATCGCTTAGCTAAATTTAAATTACCGTTAACTGAGTAA
- the rfbC gene encoding dTDP-4-dehydrorhamnose 3,5-epimerase, with protein MNVFDTQIHDVKLIQPQVFSDERGYFLETFQKERYEALLGCSLQFVQDNYSRSKQGVLRGLHFQKTQPQGKLIRVSEGEIFDVVFDRRAGSPSFGRWVGRILSSSNHHQLWVPPGLAHGFLVLSESADVEYKCTTFYNPSDEGAIRWDDPEIAIEWPLNGKPLVSEKDQNAPFWTTIK; from the coding sequence ATGAACGTTTTTGACACCCAAATCCACGATGTGAAGTTAATCCAACCGCAGGTTTTTAGTGACGAACGAGGTTACTTTCTTGAAACGTTTCAAAAAGAACGTTACGAGGCGCTTTTAGGTTGCTCGCTGCAATTTGTTCAAGACAATTATAGCCGCTCGAAGCAAGGTGTGCTTAGAGGTTTGCACTTTCAAAAAACGCAGCCGCAAGGTAAGTTGATTCGCGTGAGCGAAGGCGAGATTTTTGATGTGGTGTTTGACCGACGAGCGGGTTCCCCGTCATTTGGTCGGTGGGTTGGTCGCATACTTTCTTCGTCAAATCACCATCAATTATGGGTGCCACCAGGGCTCGCGCATGGTTTTCTCGTGTTGAGTGAGTCCGCCGACGTCGAGTATAAATGCACGACCTTTTACAACCCAAGTGATGAAGGCGCGATACGTTGGGATGACCCTGAAATAGCCATTGAGTGGCCGTTGAACGGAAAACCGTTGGTGTCTGAAAAGGACCAAAATGCCCCGTTTTGGACGACGATAAAGTGA
- the rfbD gene encoding dTDP-4-dehydrorhamnose reductase produces the protein MIVGARGQLASCLIDRLPRSVVVHAFCREKLDITNEERFLQVVAQIRPSVIINCAAFTQVDLAEENQGQAYSVNALGVEIIARCANQIGALVVHVSTDYVFAGDAHAPYEVDAFCAPKTAYGKTKLEGERLLIATAFDFVIVRTAWLFSEYGQNFVKTMLKLANTQSSLKIVDDQIGNPTYAGDLARFIIWLVESKQYRNQITHFVGDKSLSWAEFAKVIFNHALTIDVLDKVPEVIPITSSDYPVKTPRPSYSVLATTPSPVPNDWQASLVQVLGCVQR, from the coding sequence ATGATTGTCGGAGCAAGAGGGCAACTTGCGTCCTGCTTAATCGATAGACTACCTCGAAGTGTGGTTGTACACGCATTTTGTCGGGAGAAGCTCGATATCACTAATGAAGAAAGATTTTTGCAGGTGGTTGCACAAATAAGACCTTCGGTAATCATCAATTGTGCAGCCTTTACGCAGGTGGATTTAGCCGAAGAAAATCAAGGACAAGCGTATTCTGTAAATGCGTTGGGTGTTGAAATTATTGCTCGTTGTGCCAATCAGATCGGCGCGTTGGTTGTGCATGTTTCAACAGATTATGTCTTTGCGGGAGATGCTCACGCTCCTTATGAAGTTGACGCTTTTTGTGCCCCAAAAACGGCTTATGGAAAAACAAAGCTTGAGGGCGAGAGGTTGCTAATCGCGACGGCATTTGATTTTGTGATTGTGCGTACGGCATGGTTGTTTAGTGAATATGGGCAAAACTTTGTCAAAACGATGTTGAAGCTCGCCAACACACAATCCTCTTTAAAAATCGTCGATGATCAAATCGGCAATCCTACTTATGCTGGGGATTTGGCGAGGTTTATCATTTGGCTGGTGGAGTCAAAACAATATCGCAATCAAATCACGCATTTTGTCGGAGACAAGTCGCTCAGTTGGGCTGAATTTGCGAAAGTGATTTTTAATCACGCATTAACGATTGATGTACTTGATAAAGTTCCCGAAGTTATTCCTATAACGTCTAGCGATTATCCAGTTAAAACACCAAGGCCGTCTTACAGCGTATTAGCGACTACGCCGTCACCTGTACCGAATGACTGGCAAGCATCCTTAGTGCAGGTTTTAGGCTGTGTGCAACGGTAG
- the pilW gene encoding type IV pilus biogenesis/stability protein PilW → MRKVLVLPFTMFALSGCVTQTTYVGSEQPVVENKIDNIEAAKTRISLALQYLTTGNTTQAKFNLERALNLAPSLPEVHYSLAYYYQNVGENAMAKNAYIKALEIEPNDPNTLNNYGAFLCGIGEYGEANEQFLKAIAIPSYLRVAQSYENLALCSIKDNKFDAAEQHLRSAINHNGQRQSSLLLLASLLYAKSDLHQAQQVLKLFEDKGFVSAESLFIRYLVDTRMGRIEQAQTQSKTLLQTYPTSQQAGWVRDNTIAQSDIEQLREQYRQAQLDALTHDGNERFVKQPTIKITRKVAPSQAENKERFRVDSAAKQKISKPDSTTSGVSIRTAQKPRTDERTETEAHPVQFYEPDPNDIVFTEDSSQPQVSFVEPTLVTSASEKTLLNPDIPLPKVPFHELQIGENLFSVSVKYNIKLAMLLQWNDLKESARLSIGSKVYLNNPRVTAPIEAGDSLLDVANRYQVMVDELMRWNKLTPDVTLKEGYSLLVVDPSTYKL, encoded by the coding sequence ATGCGAAAAGTACTTGTCTTACCCTTCACGATGTTTGCACTAAGCGGATGCGTAACGCAAACCACTTACGTTGGTAGCGAACAACCTGTCGTTGAAAATAAAATTGATAACATCGAAGCGGCGAAAACGCGTATTTCTTTAGCGCTACAATACCTTACTACCGGCAACACCACACAAGCGAAGTTTAATTTAGAGCGGGCTTTAAATCTGGCTCCTTCGTTACCTGAAGTGCATTACTCCCTAGCTTATTACTATCAAAACGTTGGTGAAAATGCGATGGCTAAAAACGCCTATATCAAGGCGCTTGAAATCGAGCCGAACGATCCGAATACTTTAAACAACTATGGTGCATTTTTGTGTGGTATTGGTGAATACGGTGAGGCAAATGAACAGTTTTTAAAAGCGATAGCTATTCCTAGCTATTTGCGTGTTGCGCAAAGTTATGAAAATTTGGCCTTGTGCTCGATTAAAGACAATAAATTTGATGCGGCTGAACAACACCTGCGAAGTGCCATAAATCACAATGGTCAGCGCCAATCTTCACTGTTGTTGCTGGCTTCGCTTCTGTATGCGAAAAGTGATTTACATCAAGCGCAGCAAGTTTTAAAGCTGTTTGAAGACAAAGGCTTCGTCTCTGCGGAAAGTTTGTTTATTCGCTACTTGGTTGATACGCGTATGGGACGTATCGAACAAGCTCAAACACAAAGCAAAACATTATTACAAACCTATCCAACCTCTCAACAAGCAGGGTGGGTAAGAGACAATACGATTGCTCAAAGTGACATAGAGCAACTTCGAGAGCAATACCGCCAAGCGCAATTAGACGCGCTAACGCATGATGGCAATGAACGGTTTGTAAAACAGCCAACGATTAAAATAACGCGAAAAGTTGCCCCAAGTCAGGCTGAAAACAAGGAGCGATTCAGAGTTGATTCAGCGGCTAAACAGAAAATAAGTAAACCTGACAGTACAACTAGCGGCGTATCGATTAGAACGGCTCAAAAACCTCGTACAGACGAGCGTACTGAAACAGAAGCGCACCCTGTGCAGTTTTATGAACCGGATCCAAATGACATCGTGTTTACTGAGGATAGTTCGCAACCACAGGTTAGTTTTGTCGAGCCTACGTTAGTTACTAGTGCGAGCGAAAAAACGTTGTTGAACCCTGATATTCCGTTGCCTAAAGTGCCATTTCATGAACTGCAAATTGGTGAAAATCTGTTTAGTGTTTCGGTTAAATACAACATTAAGCTTGCGATGTTATTGCAATGGAATGACCTTAAAGAATCGGCTCGTTTGTCGATTGGCAGCAAAGTCTATTTAAACAACCCTCGTGTTACAGCACCGATCGAAGCCGGCGACTCGTTACTGGATGTGGCAAATCGCTATCAGGTTATGGTCGATGAATTAATGCGTTGGAATAAATTAACACCGGACGTGACCCTAAAAGAGGGGTACTCCTTATTAGTCGTGGATCCAAGTACCTACAAGCTATGA
- a CDS encoding YfhL family 4Fe-4S dicluster ferredoxin, which produces MALLINSKCINCDMCEPECPNEAIYMGAKIYEIDPDKCTECVGHYDKPTCVSVCPIDCVKPDPERRETLDELAEKFLRLTQN; this is translated from the coding sequence ATGGCATTGCTCATCAACTCAAAATGCATCAACTGTGACATGTGTGAGCCGGAATGCCCGAACGAAGCCATTTATATGGGAGCAAAGATTTATGAAATCGATCCCGATAAGTGTACGGAATGTGTAGGTCATTACGACAAACCAACGTGTGTCAGTGTCTGCCCTATCGATTGCGTAAAACCCGATCCGGAACGGCGTGAAACACTCGATGAATTAGCCGAGAAGTTCTTAAGGCTAACGCAAAACTGA